In one window of Pseudoalteromonas espejiana DSM 9414 DNA:
- the cysZ gene encoding sulfate transporter CysZ: MEYFFSGFKLISQKGLKRFVLIPLLINILLFGSSLFFLFGWLSDSFSYINNMLPEWLSWLEWLMWPIAVLVVLFSYSMIFTVITNFIAAPFNGLLSEKVELYLTGQKINDDGFADIVKDIPRMVGREWTKLCYYLPRAIGFFILLWVLPVIGQVLWVLFTCWMYAVQYKDFAFDNHKIGFKQMKDDLKSKQGLSYGFGFAVMLLTAIPFINLIVMPVAVCGATRLWVDNYRPKYRAS; this comes from the coding sequence AAGCCAAAAAGGGCTTAAGCGTTTTGTGCTTATTCCATTACTAATTAATATTTTATTATTTGGTAGCTCATTATTTTTTTTATTTGGTTGGTTAAGTGATAGCTTTAGCTACATAAACAATATGCTTCCTGAGTGGTTAAGCTGGTTAGAGTGGTTAATGTGGCCTATTGCTGTTCTGGTTGTCCTATTTAGCTACAGTATGATATTTACGGTGATCACCAACTTTATTGCAGCACCGTTTAATGGGCTTCTCAGCGAAAAAGTAGAGCTTTATTTAACGGGCCAAAAAATTAATGACGATGGCTTTGCCGATATAGTAAAAGACATACCGCGTATGGTTGGCAGAGAGTGGACTAAGCTGTGTTACTACCTGCCACGCGCGATTGGATTTTTTATATTGTTATGGGTTTTACCCGTAATTGGCCAAGTTTTGTGGGTTTTATTTACTTGTTGGATGTACGCAGTGCAGTATAAGGATTTTGCCTTTGATAACCATAAAATTGGCTTTAAGCAAATGAAAGACGATTTAAAGTCAAAACAAGGCTTGTCTTACGGATTTGGTTTTGCTGTTATGCTGCTCACTGCTATTCCATTTATCAATTTAATTGTTATGCCTGTCGCTGTGTGCGGAGCCACACGTTTATGGGTTGATAACTACCGCCCTAAATATAGAGCAAGCTAA
- a CDS encoding PKD domain-containing protein, producing the protein MVLKNIYKWLGLTLLSLLISGCGGGGSDSDDSSSGNAAPVVSINASSTVIVANQTFTITAQASDSDGQIANYQWQQLSGPEFTFTANGNVLSVTAPSVDSDTDFSFSVTVTDNEDSTTEQVFSGTITVQNSTPTVNITGPSSALANTEVSLMANAQDTDGTISSITWVQSAGDAVEFTQAQGTLTFTAPNVSENETVGFSVTVTDNLGATAQASKTVLITQLNSSPTITLAGPTQAMQNEPVTLTATAQDSDGTITSINWQQTNGPVVDFTQTSSSITFNAPTVAENTNITFLVTVTDNDSATNSAQITVIAIPPNNAPIANDVNVEVQYNQSAEFSLDVSDADGDTVQITFPEDLEGAEVNVIDAQALRFSFTPPTNSITAKSYTLTASDGEDSAEFLLNTTIVDTTPATVNAITPSGPDTPVLVDTPISITFSDVMQTSSLSVNTNAGACTGSIQVSDDDFASCLSLNIESLSGTTSDTSEYFQGVNLTASFAQNTLYKVRMSDALINFSATAVTAAQITEFTTSSQDLKITELISVQFTNDIPWVEVYNGTGADVNLQNYALKTRAINMLDSTVSAEQVFTLPSKVLENGDYILLQSRFGDEFLSAAALNNPKIVLIGNQSDEIRPYWYINGFAELLNSGATQTIDFVKFGNSSQQPVSASQWQGDNAPSMSAEQGASLKRSLEVTDTNQATDWSYSVFNTPAGQNDVTCITDDDLDGIPDCSELEGSTFGGLPLYEWGARANQKDIFIEVDYMDSTDIGITPQRIAIEKVISVFNNNGYTVHFDVGDLFDQSTGTSVENFDLGGGTTVPFNDYTPFEYDQGTANLFAYKMEYADTRRRPIFHYLLMANSGNSDGSISGSGIAEINGNDLMLTMGGWGLSVDDQVSQNVTNNYQASTIFHELGHNLGLYHGGDEEVNFKPNHLSSMNYLYQLTGLSSIGNNEGDRYYDRFYTNNVNCDIAPSTNNQTGSTDDFIIDYSNGSSADINESTIDETEGLKRAGSTAVDYNCNALIGETLTNFDANQDSQITILTDVDEWGMIDLQFYAQSAGNRFGVANTTRGRLNLLQSTHSEVSPLPSYIKEAPPSAEVLEQIKAIKEQ; encoded by the coding sequence GTGGTATTAAAAAATATATATAAATGGTTAGGTTTAACTTTATTATCACTTTTAATTAGCGGATGCGGAGGAGGCGGCAGTGATAGCGACGACTCTTCATCAGGCAATGCCGCCCCAGTAGTTAGTATTAATGCTAGTAGTACTGTTATTGTTGCAAACCAAACCTTTACAATTACCGCACAAGCAAGTGACAGCGATGGACAGATAGCGAATTATCAATGGCAGCAGCTATCTGGCCCTGAGTTTACATTTACAGCTAATGGTAATGTGCTTAGCGTAACAGCACCCAGTGTTGACTCTGATACTGATTTTAGCTTTTCAGTGACTGTGACTGATAATGAAGACTCAACAACTGAGCAAGTTTTTTCAGGCACTATTACAGTTCAAAATTCTACACCTACCGTTAATATCACAGGCCCAAGTAGCGCACTTGCTAATACCGAAGTGAGTTTAATGGCTAATGCCCAAGATACCGATGGCACTATTAGTAGTATTACATGGGTTCAATCGGCGGGAGATGCAGTAGAGTTTACTCAAGCGCAGGGCACGTTAACGTTTACTGCGCCCAATGTAAGTGAAAATGAAACAGTCGGTTTTAGCGTTACGGTTACAGATAATTTAGGGGCAACAGCACAAGCAAGTAAAACTGTACTAATAACACAACTTAATAGCTCGCCTACAATTACATTAGCAGGCCCGACACAGGCTATGCAAAACGAGCCAGTTACATTAACAGCAACAGCTCAAGATAGCGACGGCACAATCACTAGTATAAATTGGCAGCAAACCAACGGCCCCGTTGTCGATTTTACACAAACAAGCTCAAGTATAACTTTTAACGCGCCAACTGTAGCCGAAAATACAAATATTACATTTTTAGTAACCGTTACCGACAATGATAGCGCAACAAATAGTGCGCAAATAACGGTTATAGCAATACCACCAAATAATGCGCCAATTGCTAATGATGTAAATGTTGAAGTGCAGTACAACCAAAGTGCGGAGTTTAGTTTAGATGTAAGTGATGCCGATGGTGACACAGTGCAAATTACCTTCCCAGAAGATTTAGAAGGCGCAGAGGTAAATGTAATTGATGCTCAGGCATTACGGTTTAGTTTTACTCCACCTACAAACAGCATTACCGCAAAAAGTTACACTCTCACAGCCAGCGATGGTGAAGACAGCGCAGAATTTTTACTCAACACAACAATTGTAGATACCACTCCCGCCACGGTTAATGCTATTACGCCAAGTGGACCAGACACACCTGTGCTAGTCGACACGCCTATTAGCATTACCTTTTCAGATGTTATGCAAACTTCCTCTTTATCAGTAAATACCAACGCGGGGGCATGTACAGGCAGCATACAAGTGTCGGATGACGATTTTGCTAGTTGTTTATCACTTAACATAGAAAGTTTATCAGGTACCACAAGTGACACCAGTGAATACTTCCAAGGTGTTAATTTAACGGCTAGTTTTGCACAAAACACGCTTTATAAAGTACGTATGAGCGATGCGCTTATTAATTTTTCTGCGACAGCAGTAACTGCGGCACAAATAACCGAATTTACAACATCATCGCAGGATTTAAAAATTACCGAACTTATATCGGTGCAATTTACTAACGACATACCTTGGGTTGAAGTTTACAACGGCACAGGGGCCGACGTTAATTTACAAAACTACGCGTTAAAAACACGCGCTATTAATATGCTCGACAGCACTGTGAGTGCCGAACAGGTATTTACATTACCCAGCAAAGTATTAGAAAACGGTGATTATATTTTATTGCAAAGTCGGTTTGGCGATGAGTTTTTATCAGCTGCCGCGCTCAATAATCCTAAAATAGTCCTTATAGGCAACCAAAGCGATGAAATACGACCTTATTGGTACATTAATGGCTTTGCTGAGCTATTAAATAGTGGCGCAACGCAAACAATCGACTTTGTTAAATTTGGTAATTCTAGCCAGCAACCGGTTAGCGCGTCGCAGTGGCAAGGCGATAATGCACCATCAATGAGTGCAGAGCAGGGCGCAAGCTTAAAACGCAGCCTTGAGGTAACCGATACAAACCAAGCAACTGATTGGAGTTACAGTGTTTTTAATACACCTGCTGGGCAAAATGATGTTACTTGTATTACCGATGATGATTTAGACGGCATCCCTGATTGTAGCGAACTCGAAGGAAGCACATTTGGTGGCCTCCCACTATATGAATGGGGCGCCAGAGCAAACCAAAAAGATATTTTCATTGAAGTTGATTACATGGACAGTACCGATATAGGTATTACCCCACAGCGCATCGCAATTGAAAAAGTGATTAGCGTTTTTAACAATAACGGTTACACCGTGCACTTTGATGTGGGTGATTTATTTGACCAAAGTACAGGTACTTCAGTTGAAAACTTTGACCTAGGTGGTGGCACTACTGTGCCTTTTAATGATTACACCCCGTTTGAATATGACCAAGGCACGGCAAATTTATTTGCTTATAAAATGGAATATGCAGATACAAGGCGCAGACCTATTTTTCACTACTTATTAATGGCGAATAGCGGTAATAGCGACGGTAGCATAAGTGGCTCAGGTATTGCTGAAATTAATGGTAACGACTTAATGCTTACTATGGGTGGTTGGGGGTTATCTGTTGATGATCAGGTATCGCAAAATGTAACGAACAACTACCAAGCATCGACAATTTTTCATGAACTTGGGCACAACCTAGGGCTGTATCATGGCGGTGATGAAGAGGTTAACTTTAAGCCAAATCACTTAAGCTCTATGAATTACCTATATCAATTAACAGGGCTTTCAAGCATTGGTAATAATGAGGGAGATAGATACTACGACAGGTTTTATACCAACAATGTTAATTGTGATATTGCACCGAGTACAAATAACCAAACCGGTTCAACAGATGATTTTATTATAGATTACTCAAATGGCAGCTCTGCAGATATAAATGAGAGTACGATTGATGAAACTGAAGGCCTAAAAAGAGCCGGCTCAACCGCTGTGGATTATAATTGTAATGCCCTTATAGGTGAGACTTTAACTAACTTTGATGCTAACCAAGATTCACAGATTACAATTTTAACCGATGTTGATGAGTGGGGAATGATTGATCTGCAATTTTATGCTCAAAGTGCAGGTAATCGATTCGGGGTCGCAAATACCACACGTGGTAGATTAAATCTGCTGCAAAGTACGCATTCAGAGGTGAGCCCTTTACCTAGCTATATTAAAGAAGCGCCACCAAGTGCCGAGGTACTTGAGCAAATAAAAGCAATTAAAGAGCAATAG
- the rlmM gene encoding 23S rRNA (cytidine(2498)-2'-O)-methyltransferase RlmM, whose product MSSVVIYCRSGFENDAAAEITFHAAEQGFAGYVKAKPNTGYVIYECFEAQHSDEIIKKVDFKNMVFARQWFAGTLIENMPVEDRVTAVKEAAKDFPLCSELRVETPDTNEGKELLTFCKKISTPLKKALEKQNTVLREPKANRPVMHVLFLANNTAYVGYSYSYNNSPFFMGILRLRMPSDGPSRSTLKLDEAFNVFIPEKEREERVQPGMRGVDLGACPGGWTYQLVRRGMFVSAIDNGPMNDDLMQTGQVKHFRADGFKYRPEKRNINWLVCDMVEKPTKVTNLMIDWAVNAYAKELIFNLKLPMKKRFDSVYECLTMIKEELSKYGITYELQAKHLYHDREEITVHLNVIKVPQNLYS is encoded by the coding sequence ATGTCTAGTGTTGTGATTTACTGTCGTAGTGGTTTTGAAAACGATGCCGCTGCTGAAATAACGTTTCATGCTGCCGAGCAAGGTTTTGCAGGTTATGTAAAAGCGAAACCAAATACCGGCTACGTTATTTATGAATGTTTTGAAGCGCAGCACAGCGACGAAATAATCAAAAAGGTCGACTTTAAAAATATGGTATTTGCACGGCAATGGTTTGCCGGTACCTTGATTGAAAATATGCCAGTGGAAGACCGTGTTACCGCTGTAAAAGAAGCCGCTAAAGACTTTCCTCTGTGCAGCGAGTTACGCGTTGAAACGCCAGACACCAATGAAGGCAAAGAGCTACTTACTTTTTGTAAAAAAATATCAACGCCACTTAAAAAAGCACTCGAAAAACAAAATACGGTATTGCGTGAGCCCAAAGCAAACCGCCCGGTTATGCATGTATTATTTTTGGCAAACAACACCGCTTATGTTGGCTATTCTTATAGTTATAATAACTCACCGTTTTTTATGGGTATTTTGCGCTTACGAATGCCAAGCGACGGGCCAAGCCGTTCAACACTTAAATTAGACGAAGCCTTTAACGTATTTATTCCTGAAAAAGAGCGTGAAGAGAGAGTACAACCAGGAATGCGAGGAGTCGATTTAGGCGCCTGCCCAGGTGGCTGGACTTATCAGTTGGTTCGCCGAGGTATGTTTGTAAGTGCAATAGACAATGGCCCGATGAACGATGATTTAATGCAAACAGGGCAAGTTAAACATTTTAGAGCCGATGGGTTTAAATATCGTCCAGAAAAAAGAAATATTAACTGGTTAGTGTGCGATATGGTGGAAAAACCAACCAAAGTGACTAACCTAATGATTGACTGGGCAGTAAATGCATACGCCAAAGAGCTTATATTTAACTTAAAGCTGCCAATGAAAAAACGCTTTGATAGTGTTTATGAATGCCTAACAATGATCAAAGAAGAGCTGAGCAAATACGGTATAACCTATGAGCTACAAGCTAAGCATTTGTATCATGATCGTGAGGAAATTACCGTTCATTTAAACGTTATTAAGGTGCCCCAAAATTTGTATAGCTAA
- a CDS encoding DUF423 domain-containing protein — translation MIKLFLIAGSLFCMLSVMLGAFAAHGLKSRLTDYSLGVFKTAAEYQMVHGLALIAVAVLIKWGINLNIAGGFFIAGTLLFSGSLYLLALSGMKWLGPITPLGGLCFIIGWVVILVQVARFKF, via the coding sequence ATGATAAAACTATTTTTAATAGCAGGAAGCTTATTCTGCATGCTATCGGTTATGTTAGGGGCTTTTGCTGCACATGGCTTAAAAAGTCGTTTAACTGACTATTCGTTAGGGGTATTTAAAACGGCAGCTGAATATCAAATGGTTCATGGTTTAGCATTAATTGCGGTTGCGGTGCTTATAAAGTGGGGCATTAATTTAAATATAGCTGGCGGCTTTTTTATTGCCGGTACACTGCTTTTTAGTGGTAGTTTGTATTTATTAGCACTTAGCGGAATGAAGTGGTTAGGACCTATAACCCCTTTAGGTGGGTTGTGTTTTATAATTGGTTGGGTAGTTATTTTAGTGCAAGTTGCACGATTTAAGTTTTAA
- a CDS encoding alpha/beta family hydrolase gives MIEWFKSKVQPTKAQFIFAHGAGAGSDSDFMQHMAKLISEQGIDVGLFDFEYMQIAKQTNKRRPPERAPKLLAYYEQILTQAQPNLPLFIGGKSMGGRMASMLACSSAHTIAGVLAFGYPFHPPGKPEKLRTEHFADIPCPFLVLQGERDTFGTREELKSMLMPKQPEYVWLNDGDHSLKPRKKSGFTEQQNREAAALAAVEFMKNTVG, from the coding sequence ATGATTGAATGGTTTAAAAGTAAGGTACAGCCAACTAAAGCACAGTTTATATTTGCACACGGTGCAGGTGCTGGTAGCGACTCTGATTTTATGCAGCACATGGCTAAACTTATTAGCGAGCAAGGCATTGACGTTGGTTTGTTTGATTTTGAATACATGCAGATAGCAAAGCAAACGAATAAACGCAGGCCACCAGAGCGAGCACCTAAATTATTAGCTTACTATGAGCAAATACTAACTCAAGCGCAGCCAAATCTACCGCTTTTCATCGGTGGTAAATCAATGGGCGGGCGAATGGCTTCAATGCTTGCGTGTTCATCAGCACACACTATTGCAGGTGTACTGGCGTTTGGTTATCCGTTTCATCCACCGGGGAAACCTGAAAAACTACGTACTGAACATTTTGCCGATATACCTTGCCCATTTTTAGTGCTGCAAGGCGAGCGCGACACCTTTGGCACGCGCGAAGAACTTAAAAGTATGCTTATGCCAAAGCAACCAGAATATGTATGGCTAAATGATGGCGACCACTCGCTTAAGCCTCGTAAAAAAAGTGGTTTTACAGAGCAACAAAATAGGGAAGCAGCGGCTTTAGCCGCTGTGGAATTTATGAAAAATACAGTGGGGTGA
- a CDS encoding transcriptional regulator GcvA: MSRRVPPLNALKAFEAAARHLSFTKAAEELYVTQAAVSHQIKTLEEHLGLKLFLRKNRSLLLTEEGQGYFLDIKEIFTQLIDATEKLLARGAKGSLTVSLTPSFAIQWLVPRLSLFNELHPEIDVRIKAQDQDENSLTDDVDIAIYYGRGHWSGVQTYKLHTEYLVPLCSPLLLSGHKPLNQPSDLAQHTLLHDTTRRNWKTWMKTAGVRNVQVNQGPIFSHSSMVLQAAVHGQGVAIGNSVLAKPDIDAGRLVIPFSHSLESKNAYYLVIRESQTELGKIVSFKDWMLSLVEQEQEY; this comes from the coding sequence ATGTCAAGACGGGTCCCTCCATTAAACGCACTTAAAGCCTTTGAAGCGGCTGCGCGCCATTTAAGTTTTACCAAAGCGGCAGAAGAGCTTTATGTAACGCAAGCGGCTGTCAGCCATCAAATCAAAACTCTTGAAGAGCACTTAGGTCTAAAGCTTTTTTTACGTAAAAATCGCTCGTTATTATTAACCGAAGAAGGCCAAGGTTACTTTTTAGACATAAAAGAGATTTTTACACAGCTAATTGATGCGACCGAAAAGCTGCTTGCCCGAGGTGCCAAAGGCTCACTTACCGTAAGCCTTACGCCAAGTTTTGCAATTCAATGGTTGGTTCCGCGTTTAAGTTTATTTAATGAACTCCACCCCGAAATAGACGTGCGAATAAAAGCGCAAGACCAAGATGAAAACTCGCTAACCGATGACGTAGATATTGCTATTTATTATGGCAGAGGGCATTGGAGTGGAGTACAAACTTACAAATTACATACAGAGTACCTAGTACCTTTATGTAGCCCGTTGTTATTAAGCGGGCATAAGCCACTTAACCAGCCCAGTGATTTAGCACAACATACTCTATTGCACGACACCACCCGACGTAATTGGAAAACGTGGATGAAAACCGCTGGTGTGCGCAACGTACAAGTAAATCAGGGGCCTATATTTAGTCACTCATCTATGGTGTTACAAGCGGCGGTGCATGGTCAAGGCGTGGCTATTGGCAATAGTGTACTTGCTAAGCCAGATATAGACGCAGGGCGCTTAGTTATTCCATTTAGCCACAGTTTAGAGAGTAAAAATGCGTATTACTTAGTTATTCGCGAATCACAAACTGAGCTTGGAAAAATCGTATCGTTTAAAGATTGGATGTTGAGCTTAGTAGAACAAGAACAAGAGTACTAA
- the kdsA gene encoding 3-deoxy-8-phosphooctulonate synthase, with protein MNNQVININSIELANDKPFVLFGGMNVLESRDLAMRIAEHYVEVTTKLNIPYVFKASFDKANRSSINSYRGPGMEEGLKIFEEIKNTFNIPLITDVHEPHQAAPVAEVVDVIQLPAFLARQTDLVVAMAKTGAIINVKKPQFLAPHEMRHIITKFNEAGNNNVALCERGSSFGYNNLVVDMLGMDDMKTMAPVIFDATHALQRPGGRADSADGRRAQAAELARSGMALGIAGLFIEAHPNPNEAKCDGPCALALSKLEGYLSQMKAVDDLIKSFAPLDTSASDL; from the coding sequence ATGAATAACCAAGTAATTAATATTAATAGCATTGAACTGGCAAACGATAAGCCATTTGTATTGTTTGGTGGTATGAACGTATTAGAGTCACGCGACTTAGCAATGCGCATTGCAGAGCACTATGTTGAAGTGACAACTAAATTAAATATCCCTTATGTTTTTAAAGCATCATTTGATAAAGCAAATCGCTCATCAATAAATTCTTACCGTGGTCCAGGTATGGAAGAAGGCTTAAAAATATTTGAAGAGATAAAAAATACTTTTAATATTCCGCTAATTACTGATGTACATGAACCACACCAAGCAGCGCCTGTAGCTGAAGTGGTTGATGTAATTCAGTTACCCGCCTTTTTAGCACGCCAAACAGATCTTGTTGTTGCTATGGCTAAAACTGGCGCAATTATAAACGTGAAAAAACCACAGTTTTTAGCACCACACGAAATGCGTCATATCATTACTAAATTTAATGAAGCGGGTAATAACAACGTTGCATTATGTGAGCGTGGTTCAAGCTTTGGCTATAATAATTTAGTCGTTGATATGCTTGGTATGGATGACATGAAAACCATGGCACCGGTTATTTTTGATGCAACCCATGCATTGCAACGCCCAGGTGGGCGAGCAGACTCTGCAGACGGGCGTCGTGCTCAAGCGGCTGAACTTGCGCGCAGTGGTATGGCATTAGGTATTGCTGGCTTATTTATCGAAGCGCACCCTAATCCTAATGAAGCAAAGTGTGATGGCCCATGTGCGCTAGCGCTTAGCAAATTAGAAGGGTACTTATCGCAAATGAAAGCGGTAGATGATTTAATTAAAAGCTTTGCACCACTTGATACCAGCGCAAGCGATTTATAG
- a CDS encoding DUF819 domain-containing protein codes for MADTHTALITNDAVVLGLLAIILGFIFKTSSSENPKLKAFYKYVPALLLCYFLPSLLNTFGIVDGHSSNVYYVASRYLLPACLILLTISIDLKAILNLGPKALIMFLVGTLGIVVGGPLSILVVSVFNPDLVGGHGPEAVWRGMTTVAGSWIGGGANQASMKEMFEVGGDIFSVMVTVDVIVANIWMAVLLLMAANHKKIDAATGADTTAIEDLKNRVEKYHAEHARMPTLNDYMTIIAIAFGITGLAHFCADFLGPFFANNYAWAKEYSLNSKFFWLIVISTTIGISLSFTKVRQIEAFGASKVASSFLYILVASIGLHMNVTAIFSNPGLFLIGAIWMLTHASLMLIVAKVIKAPLFYMAVGSQANVGGAASAPVVASAFHPSLAPVGVLLAVLGYGVGTYMAYICGLMMQAVAP; via the coding sequence ATGGCTGACACCCACACTGCATTAATTACTAATGATGCTGTTGTACTTGGTTTACTTGCTATTATTTTGGGGTTTATTTTTAAAACCTCAAGCAGTGAAAACCCAAAACTAAAAGCATTTTACAAATACGTACCGGCGTTATTACTGTGCTACTTTTTACCGTCATTATTAAATACCTTTGGTATTGTTGATGGGCATAGCTCAAACGTTTATTACGTGGCATCACGCTACTTACTGCCTGCATGTTTAATATTATTAACGATAAGTATTGATTTAAAAGCAATTTTAAATTTAGGCCCTAAAGCGCTTATTATGTTTTTGGTGGGTACACTGGGTATTGTAGTTGGTGGGCCATTATCTATTTTGGTCGTGAGTGTATTTAACCCAGATTTAGTGGGCGGGCATGGCCCAGAGGCGGTTTGGCGCGGTATGACAACCGTAGCAGGCAGCTGGATTGGCGGTGGTGCAAACCAAGCCTCTATGAAAGAAATGTTTGAAGTAGGCGGTGATATATTCTCTGTAATGGTAACAGTTGATGTAATTGTGGCGAACATTTGGATGGCTGTTTTATTACTAATGGCGGCTAATCATAAAAAAATTGATGCAGCCACTGGCGCTGATACCACGGCAATTGAAGATTTAAAAAATCGTGTTGAAAAATATCATGCAGAGCACGCTCGTATGCCAACACTGAATGACTACATGACCATTATAGCGATTGCTTTTGGTATTACCGGACTTGCGCATTTTTGTGCAGACTTTTTAGGGCCATTTTTTGCTAACAACTATGCTTGGGCAAAAGAATACAGTTTAAATAGTAAATTCTTTTGGTTGATTGTTATTTCAACCACTATTGGTATTAGTTTATCATTTACTAAAGTAAGACAAATAGAGGCGTTTGGCGCATCAAAAGTAGCGTCGAGCTTTTTATATATTTTAGTGGCATCCATTGGTTTACACATGAATGTAACCGCTATATTTAGTAACCCAGGGCTATTTTTAATAGGCGCTATTTGGATGCTTACTCACGCAAGCTTAATGCTAATAGTGGCTAAAGTGATTAAAGCACCATTGTTTTATATGGCAGTAGGCTCACAAGCAAATGTAGGTGGTGCAGCATCGGCACCCGTTGTTGCCTCTGCGTTTCACCCATCGCTTGCACCTGTAGGCGTATTATTAGCTGTTTTAGGTTATGGTGTAGGCACGTACATGGCTTATATTTGTGGATTAATGATGCAAGCAGTTGCACCTTAA